The window AGGAATTGAAATCGGAACAAGAATGACAATCTGCGGACTTAACCGAATAGGCATCACAGATCCCAAGGGAGCGGACAGAAAAAAGCTGATTGTGTTTGTCGAAATAGACAGATGCTCGACAGATGCGATCATGGCAATCACAGGATGCAGACCAGGTAAAAGAAGCATGAAGGTTCTCGATTATGGCAAGATGGCAGCTACTTTCATCAATATTGAAACCGGAAAGGCTGTGAGGCTTGCCGCAAAAATGTCGAAAAAAGACGGTGCTGAGAATCCGGATTTTGGATCAATACATGAATCTGAACTTTTTTCCATCGAAGATGTTTCTGTAGCACTAAAACCTGAAGATATGCCAGGCAAACCGCTAAGAAAAGTCATATGCGAGGCCTGTGGAGAAACTATAATGGACGGAAGAGAGATAATCGCAGACGACAAGATTTTTTGCAAGACCTGTTTTTCCGGGGATAAATACTATGTGGCTGAAGTTCTTGCTAATCCATATGACATTATGGATGAAGGGATGATCCCATGAAAAAAATAATATTCTTTATTGTTTTAGTTTCGGTTTTCATTTGCCCCAACAGAGGCAGGGCCGAAGAAAAAAAGATGGAAATGGAATCCGTCAGTGTCACAGAAAAGTCATCTTCATCAGACAAAGCGTATTCCTGGACAAGTGTTCCTGAAAGCAGCAGATCATCGGTCGAAGTATTTACGCAAGAGGACATCCAGACAGCTCTTCCAAAAACGGTTTATGATGTAGTTTCTCTTGGAGCAGGTATTCAGCTTCAATTTCAGGGACGCAAAAACATGAATTTTATGGAAATACGCGGAGGGGATAATCTCGGCATAATAATAGATGGGCTTTATCTTCCTGATTCACAGGCAGGAAGAATTCTTGGGATGCTTCCGACCGAGGTGATCGAATCAGTAAAAATAGTCAGAGACGCAACGTCTCTTGGCCTTGGCCCCCTTACGGCCTTGACCTCTCCCCTTGGAAGCTCGGTTCAGGGTTTTATCGTTATTACCACAAAACGGGCAAAAAAACTCGAGGCAGGTGGAAGTGTCGAGTATGGCAGTCACAATTCAAAGAATCTGCAGGCATATTATGGCGATATTGCTTCGGGGTTCAATTACAGGATTACAGGAACTACAAAAGGAACATCTGGAGTTGATGGTTGGAATAATGCCAGCGACTCTTCGTCTGTAATGCTTACCGGAGGGTATGAAGGGCAGTCAATAAAAGGAGACTTCGCCTTTTTTTACGCAAAAGGAATGACCGAGCTGCAAAGGTCAATTCCGACCAGCAAGACCTATGACTCAATCTGGAAGTATGATCCGTTGAGCGCTCTGTGGATAGCTGCAAATTTTCATAAATCCTGGACAGATCGCCAGATTAGTTCTTTCTCTTTTTCTTACGGCAGGGTCGAGGATGATCTCTACACAGACAGTTTTTCTAACCCCGCTTCCCTCAAAATAACGGATCAAGAAGACAATGCTTTCAACTATCATTTTTGGCATACAGCCATGTCAGGAACAAACACTCTTAAAACCGGAATTCAGGTTATTAAATGGGACACCCCGACAGGCCAGATGTTTTACGAGGGCATAAAAAGAGACGAAACCCTTATTGGAGGATATGCCCAGGATGAATACAGAATCATGGATAACCGGCTTACTTTTGATGCAGCCATGAGAATTGACAGAAAATACATAGGCAATGGCTATGACAAATATTCATCTTCGCAGGTATCAACAGGCAGAATTAAAGATGAGTGGGGTGAGCCAGTTATCGGAACGACAATCGGATCTTCCTTTAGGATTGATGATATCCACAAGCTTTCTGCAAGATTAGGATATTCGAATCAGGAGACCGATTCGTTTCTTGCGACAGTGGATAACAAGAACCTCGATCCTGAAGTCAGATATAAATACGAGGCCGGTTTTTCCGGAGCATATCACCCAGCATTCAATCTTGCGGCTACTTTTTTCTACTATGACATAAAAGATTTCAAACAGGCTGTTGCTACGTCAGGATCAGGGAACAACATTGTCAATCTGTATGATGCACTTGATGTAACAAGAAAGGGGCTTGAGCTGACTGCTTCAGGAAATCTGCCCATGGGTTTCGATTATAAGGCGAACTATTCATATATTGAATCTGATATGCAGCACTCAACCCTGGCGGGAAGTAACAACACAATTCCCGCCGGAATATTTGCTCTGATGGTTGGTTACAGATCAGGAACTATAGAATCAGGCGTGACACTGAAATATGTATCTCCGTATGATGACAATTTCTTTGCAACTGACGGCAAGTATCATGAAATAGGCGACTACACCAGAATTGACGCCAATATAAGCTATCTTTTCAAGGTCTCTGGTCTGGGTGCAAAGGCAACATTATATGGCCGTAATCTTTTTGACGACAACTACCAGACAAGGCTCGGATGGGAAGATATCGGAAGAACCTACGGTGGTATTGTTTCTGTGGCCTATTGATAATTGCATGGATGGAAAGGAGGAAACATGGAAAATTTTGATGCGGCTTCATATGACATCATCGCACGCGAGGTTTTTGCCCCCATATATCCCCATATTGCTGAAGAAATTCTTGAAAGGGGAGGTATTTCAAAAGGTATCTGCCTTGATGCTGGTTGCGGCGGAGGATACCTTGGGATCGCTATTGCAGAGAAAACAGGCATGAACGTATACCTTCTGGACAGCTCTGAGGAAATGATCAGCTTTGCCGAGAATAACATAAAAGAAAAAAAGCTGTCTGAAAGGGCAAAGACTATTCAGGCTGGTGTGACTTCTATCCCTTTGGAGGATTCATCTGTAGATCTTGTAATCAGCAGGGGATCTGTCTTTTTCTGGAATGATATCGCAAAGGCCTTGCAGGAATTATTCCGGGTAATGAAGCCTGGTGCCTTTGCCTGTATTGGAGGAGGACTGGGAACGCCTGAGATGAGAAAAGAGATTCTTGAGGAGATGAAGAGAAGAGATCCAGAATGGAGTCCGCATTTTAAACGTAAGGACAGCTCTGATGAAAAATATGTAAAGGCACTGGAAGAATCAGGAATTAAAGATTTCAAGGCGAGACGCGATGATTCCGGGTTCTGGATGGAAATCAGGAAATAGCGGCAATGAAGTCTTTTGCCAAGGCACTGGCAGTGTCGTTGTGCGCCCACATAGTTGTAGTCGGAGGGCTTCTTTTTGCCAGAGATCATGAAAACAGGCCCATAAGGCCTGTTGTAATAGATTTCATGCTCGGCAACTTAGCCCCTGGCAATAATGTGAGTTCACAGGCACCCGGAGATAATGCAGCATTTGCACAGACTGCGGCATCTCGGACTAAAAACAGACAAGGATCGGCTCCGGATACCATAAAATTACGCCTATCCCCAAAAAAGGCTATTTGCAGGAAAAAAAGCACAGCTGAGACAATTGGAAGCCCCAAAAAAAATGCTGCTAATTCATGGCCTGGGTCATCCAAAGATGTTTTGGGCACGGATGTTTTGGGTATTGCAAAAGGCACCGGAAACAACCCAACAGGTGCCGCTTCAGCCGGGGCAGGCCCTGTGGTGAGTCCCGAGGAAAGATATATGCGCGAGCACTTTGCCTATATTCGTGACCTTGTCAGAAAAAAGCTGAAATACCCGAGGGCTGCGGTCAGCATGGGGCTGTTTGGAAAGGTTGGCGTCTCGTTTACTGTTCTTGAAAACGGAGAGTTGGCTGATATTGAAGTCAGCAGAAGCAGCGGAGCAAGAATCCTTGATATGGATGCAGTCGATACTGTGATGAGGGCTGCTCCTTTTCCGCCTCCGCCCGTTAAGGCCAGAATTGTCATTCCTGTGGAATACATCCTTGAATGACGGATTTTAATAATAAGGAATAATGCCATGCTTAAAAAATATGTATATTTTGTCCTTTTTTTGTTGCTGCCATCTATAGTTTCTGGCCGGGAAATTACGGATATGGCTGGCAGAAAGATCAGTGTTCCTGAAAAAATCAGCAGGGTTTACGGTGTTTCACCGCCTGTAACCAATCTGATTTACAGTATTGATCCAAACCTCATCGCCGCGCTGAATTCACCGGTCATAAACGAGGAGAAAACCATGCTGAGGCCGGAATACAAGAATCTCCCGGTTGCAGGAGGCATTTTCGGACAGGGACGCAGCCTCAACATGGAAACCATTATCGGGCTTAAGCCGGATCTTGTTATCTTCTGGGCATTGAAGGACGGCGGAGTCAACAGTCAGTACGCTGAAAAAATGAAGGACGCGGGAATTCCTTCGGTATTCCTGGATCTGGACAGGCTTGAAGCCTATCCCAAAGCTTATCGGTTTCTCGGTGATATTCTGGGAAGAAAGGAAAGATGCGAGGCTCTTGCATCTTACTCTGAAGAATCCATGAAGTCCGTTGCTGCGGCTGTTTCCGGCATCCCGGAAAAGGAAAGGACAACAGTCTATTACGCTGAAGGAACGGACGGGCTTTCAACGGAACGCAGCTCTTCGCTCCATGCAGAGCTGATCTTTCTTGCAGGAGGGAGAAATGTGCATCAGGGCGATGCCCCGGATCATTACGGAATGGAAAAAATATCTCTGGAACAGGTCATGCTGTACGATCCCGAGGTGATTCTGGTTCAGGAAAAGGCTTTTTTTGATTCGGTTTTTTCGGACAAGCGCTGGCAGTCAGTGAAGGCTGTAAAAAATAAAAGAGTTTATCTGATTCCAAGATCCCCATTCAACTGGTTTGACAGGCCTCCTTCATTCATGAGGGCTTTGGGTTTAAAATGGCTGGCCAATATCCTGTACCCTTCCAGATACCCGATAGATCCTGCTGCGGAAACAAAAAAATTTTATGGCATTTATCTTGGCATGGAACTTAAGGACACTCAGACAAGGGAGATCCTCGGCCTATGAAAAAGATATCAGTATTTGCATCTGCGGCTGTTCTTGCAATCGTAATCGTTTTGTCCTTCGGTCTTGGGAAATATCCGCTTGGACTATCTGATATCGTTGAATTCCTTTCCCGCAAGCTTTTCGGAACCGGCCTTATATCCGAAGAAAGATTCAAGCTTATAGACAATATTGTAATGTCGATAAGACTTCCAAGAATAATGGTCGCGGCGTTGACCGGAGCCGCCCTTGCCACATCTGGAGCGGCATATCAGGCGATGTTCGTGAATCCGCTGGTTTCACCCGGTCTTCTTGGCGTGCTTGCCGGATCTTCGTTTGGGGCGGCCCTCGGAATGCTGATTTTCAGAAGCTGGTATTCTATCCAGATATCGACATTTGCCGGGGGCTTTGCTGCGGTTGGCATTGCCATGCTTATGGCCAGAATGCATAAATCAGACTCGGCCATAATGCTGGTGCTCGGAGGTATCATTAGCGGCGCTTTGTTTACCGCGCTTCTGTCAGTCGTAAAATATCTGGCTGATCCATACAGCCAGCTTCCGGCGATTGTTTACTGGCTCATGGGAAATCTTTCAATGTCTAACACAGGAACAATCCTGAAGGCAGGATTTCCATTATGTATAGGAGTTTTGGGGATAGTTTTTATGTCGAGGAATCTCAACGTTCTCAGCATGGGAGATGAAGAGGCCAAGGCTCTTGGAATCAATGTAGGCAGGGTCAGACTAATTGTAATTATGTGCGCGACCCTTGCAAGCTCGTTGTCCGTGGTGCTGGCAGGGCAGATAGGATGGGTGGGGCTTCTGGTTCCGCATGTGGTAAGAATGATCACAGGCCCTGACAATGCAACGCTTGTTCCTGTTTCAGCTCTTGCAGGTGCTGCATACCTGATAGCGGTTGACGACATTTCGCGCCTTGCCTTCGCGTTTGAGATTCCGCCGGGAATCCTGACCGCCCTCATGGGTATTCCATGTTTCGCGCTGGTGCTTGGAAACGCCAGGAAAGGATGGAGATGATGAATGCTCTTATCTGGGCTGAAAAAATTGCCTTCAGCTATGGTGGAAAGCAGGTTCTGGATGGCATATCGGTCAGTGTCAGATATGGAGAAGTGCTGGCCATTCTCGGGCCCAATGGAAGCGGTAAAACAACCATTATGAAAATTTTACTGGGGCTGCTCAAACCAGATAGTGGGATAATCAGGCTGGATGGACTAAGCCTGGCACATCTTACAAGGAAAGAACTTGCCAGAAAAATGGCTTATGTCCCCCAGAATCACAGGGAGTCTTTCGGCTATACTGTTGATGATATTGTCCTCATGGGAAGAATGCCGCATCTTTCCTTTTTTGGCCGATACAGCGGCAGAGACAGGAAAATAGCTGCGGAATCCCTTGAAAAAATGTCGGTAAAACATCTGCATGACAGGCCTTATACTGAAATAAGCGGCGGAGAGCGCCAGCTCGTCCTGATAGCCAGAGCCATTGCCCAGGAGGCGAAAATCATTGCCATGGACGAACCTTCGAGCAGCCTTGATTTCGGCAATCAGATGAGGCTTCTTTCTACTGTGAAGAGCCTTGCGGGTGAAGGTTATACTTTCATAATCACGACTCACCATCCCAATCATGCCATGTTGGTGGCAGACAGGGTTGTAATGATGAGCCGGGGGGCAAAGGTAAGCGAAGGCAGCCCCGAAAATGTCATAACAGATGAAAGAATAAGGTCTCTTTATGATCTTGATGAAAGCCTGATGCCTTCAGGTACAATCGCGGCAAATGCTTTTGGGACTCTTTGTGCGTGAAACGGGAGAATCTCTTATGAGAAAAGACATGACAGAAAAACTCATGGCAAGAATTCATGATAATATAGAAATCTGGGAAATATCGATTTTCAGGCACTGGATAATGGCCCTGTCTGCAAAATACGGACTCTGCTGCTATATTCCTGATTCGCCGGGAATTGAAATGCCGCCCATTCCAGATGGTTTTGACATGGCAAATCCTCAAATGGAATCATGGGAAGGCAGAGACGTCCGTGAAGCTGTGGCTGAGCTTCTTCCCCAAAACGATATCTTGAGCCGTTCGACCGGGCTTGCTCTTCTGAATAGCGTACTTCCAGATCCAGACGGAATCTATGACGGGGAATCCCAGCTTTTTTTCGAAGAAAAGGCAAGGCATCTGAAAACTTGCTTCATAGGCCATTTCCGGCAGGCCGCAGAATGGAGGGAAAAAGGCTTCCCTGTAACCATTGTCGAGCTTGATCCCAAACCCGGCGACATCCACTGGAATGACGCGGCGGGTGTCCTTGGAGAATGCGATATGGTTTTTATAACCGGCCTAACGCTAATAAATGATACTTTTGAACAGGTTATCGATCTTACTCC is drawn from Desulforegula conservatrix Mb1Pa and contains these coding sequences:
- a CDS encoding FmdE family protein — its product is MKKEKKLVYADLLAEAGKFHGDICAGIEIGTRMTICGLNRIGITDPKGADRKKLIVFVEIDRCSTDAIMAITGCRPGKRSMKVLDYGKMAATFINIETGKAVRLAAKMSKKDGAENPDFGSIHESELFSIEDVSVALKPEDMPGKPLRKVICEACGETIMDGREIIADDKIFCKTCFSGDKYYVAEVLANPYDIMDEGMIP
- a CDS encoding TonB-dependent receptor plug domain-containing protein → MKKIIFFIVLVSVFICPNRGRAEEKKMEMESVSVTEKSSSSDKAYSWTSVPESSRSSVEVFTQEDIQTALPKTVYDVVSLGAGIQLQFQGRKNMNFMEIRGGDNLGIIIDGLYLPDSQAGRILGMLPTEVIESVKIVRDATSLGLGPLTALTSPLGSSVQGFIVITTKRAKKLEAGGSVEYGSHNSKNLQAYYGDIASGFNYRITGTTKGTSGVDGWNNASDSSSVMLTGGYEGQSIKGDFAFFYAKGMTELQRSIPTSKTYDSIWKYDPLSALWIAANFHKSWTDRQISSFSFSYGRVEDDLYTDSFSNPASLKITDQEDNAFNYHFWHTAMSGTNTLKTGIQVIKWDTPTGQMFYEGIKRDETLIGGYAQDEYRIMDNRLTFDAAMRIDRKYIGNGYDKYSSSQVSTGRIKDEWGEPVIGTTIGSSFRIDDIHKLSARLGYSNQETDSFLATVDNKNLDPEVRYKYEAGFSGAYHPAFNLAATFFYYDIKDFKQAVATSGSGNNIVNLYDALDVTRKGLELTASGNLPMGFDYKANYSYIESDMQHSTLAGSNNTIPAGIFALMVGYRSGTIESGVTLKYVSPYDDNFFATDGKYHEIGDYTRIDANISYLFKVSGLGAKATLYGRNLFDDNYQTRLGWEDIGRTYGGIVSVAY
- a CDS encoding class I SAM-dependent methyltransferase, translating into MENFDAASYDIIAREVFAPIYPHIAEEILERGGISKGICLDAGCGGGYLGIAIAEKTGMNVYLLDSSEEMISFAENNIKEKKLSERAKTIQAGVTSIPLEDSSVDLVISRGSVFFWNDIAKALQELFRVMKPGAFACIGGGLGTPEMRKEILEEMKRRDPEWSPHFKRKDSSDEKYVKALEESGIKDFKARRDDSGFWMEIRK
- a CDS encoding energy transducer TonB encodes the protein MKSFAKALAVSLCAHIVVVGGLLFARDHENRPIRPVVIDFMLGNLAPGNNVSSQAPGDNAAFAQTAASRTKNRQGSAPDTIKLRLSPKKAICRKKSTAETIGSPKKNAANSWPGSSKDVLGTDVLGIAKGTGNNPTGAASAGAGPVVSPEERYMREHFAYIRDLVRKKLKYPRAAVSMGLFGKVGVSFTVLENGELADIEVSRSSGARILDMDAVDTVMRAAPFPPPPVKARIVIPVEYILE
- a CDS encoding ABC transporter substrate-binding protein, translated to MLKKYVYFVLFLLLPSIVSGREITDMAGRKISVPEKISRVYGVSPPVTNLIYSIDPNLIAALNSPVINEEKTMLRPEYKNLPVAGGIFGQGRSLNMETIIGLKPDLVIFWALKDGGVNSQYAEKMKDAGIPSVFLDLDRLEAYPKAYRFLGDILGRKERCEALASYSEESMKSVAAAVSGIPEKERTTVYYAEGTDGLSTERSSSLHAELIFLAGGRNVHQGDAPDHYGMEKISLEQVMLYDPEVILVQEKAFFDSVFSDKRWQSVKAVKNKRVYLIPRSPFNWFDRPPSFMRALGLKWLANILYPSRYPIDPAAETKKFYGIYLGMELKDTQTREILGL
- a CDS encoding FecCD family ABC transporter permease — translated: MKKISVFASAAVLAIVIVLSFGLGKYPLGLSDIVEFLSRKLFGTGLISEERFKLIDNIVMSIRLPRIMVAALTGAALATSGAAYQAMFVNPLVSPGLLGVLAGSSFGAALGMLIFRSWYSIQISTFAGGFAAVGIAMLMARMHKSDSAIMLVLGGIISGALFTALLSVVKYLADPYSQLPAIVYWLMGNLSMSNTGTILKAGFPLCIGVLGIVFMSRNLNVLSMGDEEAKALGINVGRVRLIVIMCATLASSLSVVLAGQIGWVGLLVPHVVRMITGPDNATLVPVSALAGAAYLIAVDDISRLAFAFEIPPGILTALMGIPCFALVLGNARKGWR
- a CDS encoding ABC transporter ATP-binding protein, whose protein sequence is MMNALIWAEKIAFSYGGKQVLDGISVSVRYGEVLAILGPNGSGKTTIMKILLGLLKPDSGIIRLDGLSLAHLTRKELARKMAYVPQNHRESFGYTVDDIVLMGRMPHLSFFGRYSGRDRKIAAESLEKMSVKHLHDRPYTEISGGERQLVLIARAIAQEAKIIAMDEPSSSLDFGNQMRLLSTVKSLAGEGYTFIITTHHPNHAMLVADRVVMMSRGAKVSEGSPENVITDERIRSLYDLDESLMPSGTIAANAFGTLCA
- a CDS encoding DUF364 domain-containing protein, which produces MRKDMTEKLMARIHDNIEIWEISIFRHWIMALSAKYGLCCYIPDSPGIEMPPIPDGFDMANPQMESWEGRDVREAVAELLPQNDILSRSTGLALLNSVLPDPDGIYDGESQLFFEEKARHLKTCFIGHFRQAAEWREKGFPVTIVELDPKPGDIHWNDAAGVLGECDMVFITGLTLINDTFEQVIDLTPKAKERILFGPTVPFCDFWFDYGITTVGSTRILMPDLAREFFAANGSSVSRAPFGALKKVNISRGVLCG